A section of the Verrucomicrobium sp. GAS474 genome encodes:
- a CDS encoding glycoside hydrolase family 16 protein — MRIALLPVLLLAAASLCGSPSLRAAEEKPVLDLGAADAPQRFTPSSGTIAAASASPGVEITVQPGAEAYPGVSLKPAEEFFDFAAFGYVEAKITNPGTQLLVVNLRADNLSPLGGFWNSDSAKIPPGETRPIRLYFSKPVNGFRADRITRLLFFVGKIDGTARSFRIDSIVTGGAPGELAPNAEVRTVPQDGVLYAEGAAVDPAQLSGKNNGAMSFQSGTLRAVLPATAGKDALSLFRPAAGAWNLRYYLEVRVVVENAGSQPVTPSARLESQFGPSDTVAAAAPLAPGAKTEIVIPFAALVPWKGGAEAGKAGSVEGSGSAFASNVVQGVALSAASQAQSESQERVLKVVSIRAFLPEAPAIPEWVGKKPPGDGDWVKTFDDEFDGTEVDASKWSVAGENWYDKVSHYSKENVTVSGGLLHIRYEKKTGFHNDDPTRYQTDYATGFLETFDKWAQRYGYFECRIKLSKAPGLWPAFWLMPNRSGPEKKGVRGSTSDGGMEFDVMEHLAIWGPYRYNIAMHWDGYGKDHRSAGSKIYFQPDKDGFVTAGLLWTPGSAIYYANGREVLRLESPRVASVPEMMMFTLPSGGWDGNVLDPQNPQLPDECVVDYVRCWQRRDLASDADTTKIDGAK; from the coding sequence ATGCGTATCGCCCTCCTTCCGGTCCTCCTCCTCGCCGCCGCCTCGCTGTGCGGTTCCCCCTCCCTCCGTGCTGCCGAGGAAAAGCCGGTCCTCGACCTCGGCGCGGCCGACGCCCCGCAACGCTTCACGCCGTCGAGCGGGACGATCGCCGCCGCGTCGGCCTCCCCCGGCGTCGAGATCACCGTCCAGCCGGGGGCCGAAGCCTATCCCGGCGTCTCGCTGAAGCCGGCCGAGGAGTTCTTCGACTTCGCCGCCTTCGGCTACGTCGAGGCGAAGATCACCAATCCCGGCACCCAACTCCTCGTCGTCAACCTTCGCGCCGACAACCTCTCCCCCCTCGGCGGGTTCTGGAACTCCGATTCGGCGAAGATCCCGCCCGGCGAGACCCGCCCCATCCGCCTCTATTTCAGCAAGCCGGTGAACGGTTTCCGCGCCGACCGGATCACCCGCCTCCTCTTCTTCGTCGGCAAGATCGACGGCACGGCCCGCTCCTTCCGCATCGATTCGATCGTGACGGGCGGGGCACCGGGTGAACTCGCGCCAAACGCCGAGGTCCGCACCGTCCCCCAGGACGGCGTCCTCTATGCCGAGGGGGCAGCGGTCGATCCCGCCCAGTTGTCGGGAAAGAACAACGGCGCGATGTCGTTCCAGAGCGGGACGCTGCGCGCCGTTCTCCCCGCCACGGCGGGCAAGGACGCCCTCTCCCTCTTCCGTCCCGCCGCCGGGGCGTGGAACCTCCGGTACTACCTGGAGGTCCGCGTCGTCGTCGAGAACGCCGGGAGCCAGCCGGTGACCCCCTCCGCGCGGCTCGAAAGCCAGTTCGGCCCCTCCGACACCGTCGCCGCCGCCGCGCCCCTTGCGCCGGGGGCCAAGACCGAGATCGTCATCCCCTTCGCCGCCCTCGTGCCGTGGAAGGGCGGGGCCGAGGCGGGGAAGGCCGGGTCGGTCGAGGGGAGCGGGAGCGCCTTCGCCAGCAACGTGGTCCAGGGCGTCGCCCTCTCGGCGGCGTCGCAGGCCCAATCCGAGAGCCAGGAACGGGTGCTGAAGGTCGTCTCGATCCGCGCCTTCCTCCCCGAGGCCCCGGCGATCCCCGAGTGGGTCGGCAAGAAGCCCCCGGGCGACGGCGACTGGGTGAAGACCTTCGACGACGAGTTCGACGGCACCGAGGTCGACGCCTCGAAGTGGAGCGTCGCCGGGGAAAACTGGTACGACAAGGTCTCCCATTACAGCAAGGAGAACGTGACCGTCTCGGGCGGCCTGCTCCACATCCGCTACGAGAAGAAGACCGGCTTCCACAACGACGACCCGACCCGCTACCAGACCGATTACGCGACCGGCTTCCTCGAGACGTTCGACAAGTGGGCGCAGCGTTACGGCTACTTCGAGTGCCGGATCAAGCTGAGCAAGGCCCCCGGCCTCTGGCCCGCCTTCTGGCTCATGCCGAACCGCTCCGGCCCGGAGAAGAAGGGCGTTCGCGGCAGCACCTCGGACGGCGGGATGGAATTCGACGTCATGGAGCACCTCGCGATCTGGGGGCCCTACCGCTACAACATCGCGATGCACTGGGACGGCTACGGCAAGGATCACCGCTCCGCCGGGTCGAAGATCTATTTCCAGCCCGACAAGGACGGCTTCGTCACCGCCGGGCTCCTCTGGACCCCCGGCTCGGCGATCTATTACGCCAACGGGCGCGAGGTGCTCCGCCTCGAGTCGCCCCGCGTCGCGAGCGTCCCCGAGATGATGATGTTCACCCTTCCCTCGGGCGGCTGGGACGGCAACGTCCTCGACCCGCAGAACCCGCAGCTCCCCGACGAGTGCGTCGTCGACTACGTCCGCTGCTGGCAGCGCCGCGACCTCGCCTCCGACGCCGACACGACGAAGATCGACGGCGCGAAGTAA